The segment AACTGTGTTCCAAGGAGGGACACACGGTCATTCGCTGCTTCAAGAGGTTCGACACCACGTTCACCGGCGCCCCACAGAAGAATGCAACATCAGCGGTGACATCGTACGGAGTCGACACAAATTGGTACGTCGATTCCGGTGCCACCGACCATGTGACAAGCGAGCTTGAGAAGCTCACTGTTCGGGACAAGTATGGAGGCCACGATCAAGTTCACTCCGCCAGTGGGGCAGGTATGGAGATAAATCATATTGGTTCTAGTATTTTGCGTACCCCAACTAGTAATATTCGTCTTCGCAAAATTCTTCATGTGCCTCAAGCTAGCAAGAATTTGCTCTCTGTTCATCGCCTTGCATGTGACAATAATGCTTTTCTAGAATTTCATCCACATCACTTTCTTATTAAGGAACAGGGAATGAGGAAGACTCTGCTCAGAGGCAGATGTGAAAGGGGTCTTTATCCGTTGAAGTCAAATCCATCCAAGCAGAGTCCAAATAAACAAGCGCTTGCTGCCGTCAAGCCGTCTACTACTCTATGGCATCATAGATTAGGCCATGCGTCTACTCCTGTAGTTCAGCAGGTTCTAAGTCGCCATAGGCTTCCTTTTGTTAGAGATCAAAATAAAAACAATGTCTGTGATGCATGTCAGAAGGGCAAAAGTCATCAATTGCCCTATCCAAGGTCAACTAGTGTGTCTACTAGTCCCTTGGAACTTGTGTTTTCGGACGTATGGGGACCTGCTCCCTCTTCCATTGGAATAAATTCATATTATGTTAGTTTTATTGATGATTACAGTAAATTTACTTGGATATACTTTCTCCGTCATAAATCTGAAGTTTTTcaatgcttctgtaattttcagCAGCTAGTTGAACGCCAATTTTCCCGAAAAATTCTTGCTATGCAAAGTGATTGGGGGGGGGTGAGTATCAGTCACTAAACTCATTTTTTAATCGAGTTGGCATAGCACATCATGTCTCGTGCCCCCATGCACATCAACAAAATGGGTCTGCTGAAAGGAAACATCGCCACATAGTAGAAGTCGGGTTATCTCAGCTCGCCCACGCCTCCATGCCTCTTAAATTTTGGGATGAAGCTTTTGCTACTGCTGTTTTTGTTATCAATAGGCTTCCTTCCAAGGTTATCCACAATGAAACCCCCCATGAACGTCTTTTCCACCAACAACCTGACTACTGTTCCCTACGAACTTTTGGCTGTGCCTGTTGGCCGAACTTGAGACCCTACAATACACAAAAGTTAGCCTTCCGCTCTAAACAATGTGTTTTCCCAGGCTACAGTAATCTTCACAAGGGTTTTAAGTGTCTAGATCCATCTGTTGGTCGGGTTTACATCTCTCGGGATGTCATTTTTGATGAGCATCTTTTTCCCTTCGCCAAACTCCATCCCAATGCTGGTGCTCTTCTTAGAAAGGAGCTGGCAGTCCTTCCTGATGCGTTAACCAATCCTACTACTAGTCTTGGGGACGCATTTTCACTAGATCAATGTGATAATTCTCCAGCTAATGCTCACGGCACAGGCCGAAGTTCTTCTCTGGGTACTGCAGGATCTCATCATGGTGCTGCTGGTGAAAGCATTGGTGTTCATAACCAAAGATCAGTCTTGCAAGATCGTCATTTTATGTGTCGCATTCTAGGAGGCAATCTCGGCGCAGGAACCGAGGCTGATTCGCCCGGCGATAGTGGATCAGCACCAGGATCGGCGCCAATCCCCCTTGATGAGCTGACGGGATCTTCTGCGGTTGCTACACTATCACATGAGACTCCACCAGCGATCTCGATGCCACAGGCGGATCCGAGCGCCGGGAGACAGCCTGAACCCGGATCCTCTTCGTCAGGCATTGCTTCTCTCGGATCCTCTGTGCCTGACGTGCCTGCAGCTGAGTCTACACGCCCGGTTACACGACTTCAACATGGTAtacgaaaaccaaaaatttATACTGACGGCACTGTTAGATGGAGTATGTTGGCAGCATCTGCAGGTGAACCAAGCACGGTAGGTGAGGCCTTTCAAGATCCAAGGTGGACAGCAGCCATGGATAGTGAGCATAGTGCTCTGTTGAAGAACAAAACTTGGCATCTTGTTCCTCCTCCGAAAGGCAAGAATATTATTGATTGTAAGTGGGTGTATAAAATTAAGAAAAAGGCAGATGGTACAATAGACAGATATAAAGCACGCTTAGTAGCCAAGGGCTATAAGCAGCGTTATGGCATAGACTATGAGGATACCTTCAGTCCTGTAGTTAAAGCTGCTACTATTCGACTTATACTCTCTGTTGCAGTTTCAAGAGGTTGGTCGCTGAGACAACTTGATGTTCAAAATGTGTTTCTCCATGGTGTATTGGAAGAAGAGGTGTTTATGCGACAACCACCAGGATATACAGATAAGTCTCGTCCAAACTTCGTATGCAAACTTGACAAGGCTatttatggtctcaagcaagcaccACGTGCCTGGTATGCGCGGCTGTGTGGGAAACTTGAAGCTCTGGGGTTCAGATCCTCCAAGGCAGATACATCTTTATTTTACTTCAATAAAGGAAGGACTATAATATTTGTGTTGGTTTATGTGGATGACATAATTGTGGCTAGTTCATCACAAGAAGCCACGGATGCCTTGTTGAAGGACTTGGAAAAGGAGTTTGCCCTGAAGGATCTTGGTGAACTACATTATTTTCTGGGAATCGAAGTCAAAAGGAGCTCAGACGGATTGATCTTGTCACAAGAAAAATATGCTGAAGATGTCATCAAGCGGTCCAGTATGGCTCACAGCAAACCGGTTAAGACACCGCTCTCTACCGTTGATAAGCTCAGTGCGACTCAGGGAGAAAAGCTGGGGCCTGATGACTCCACAAAATACAGAAGCATTGTTGGAGCTTTGCAGTACTTAACACTTACTCGGCCGGATGTATCCTTTGCAGTTAATAAAGTATGCCAGTTTCTTCATGCTCCTACTACTCAGCATTGGAGTGCAGTCAAGAGAATACTTCGATACATTCATGGGACACTGAAGCTGGGTCTCAACATCAGACGGTCAAGCTCCATGGTGGTGAGCGCATTTTCAGATGCGGATTGGGCCGGATGTGTTGATGATCTCGCTCAACCGGAAGTTTTGCCGTATTCCTTGGCTGCAACTTGATATCCTGGTGTGCAAGAAAACAGCCAACAGTAAGTCGTTCAAGTACGGAAGCTGAATACAAAGCACTTGCTAATGCCACAACAGAAATGATGTGGGTTCAAAAGTTGATGACTGAATTGAAGATTGAACATCCACCGGTGGCACGTTTATGGTGTGATAATTTAGGAGCTACCTATCTCTGTGCAAATCCTGTGTTCCATGCAAGAACAAAACACATAGAGATTGATTTTCACTTTGTCAGGGAAAGggtggctcagaaattgttaagTATTCGATTCATCAATTCTGCTGATCAGTTGGCTGATGGATTTACGAAACCATTGACGCTGGTCAAGTTAGTACAGTTTAGAAACAATCTTAATCTTGTTACCGGTTAAGATTGAGGAGGGGTGTTAAGAATATGTGTTAGCTGTGTCTAGGTTCAGCATATGCTATCTAGATTGTTGTACAAGATAGGTTTGTTAGATCTAGATAGATTTGGTTTGTTATCTTTGTTGTAATCCTAACAACCAGTACACGCCACCACGGGGGCTGTTCCCGTGTATATAAACACGTAACCGAGAGCCCCAAAGGGTCATCTCGTTCCACCCAGTTTTACGGGGTCATCATGTGCCTAATTTAATTTTAAATCAGATATCATAGAAGGctataataaaaaaaacaataaCTTAGAAATTTATCCACAAGTTAGTGAAACTACCAGTGTGTTGGGGAACAATGAGCTAGCATGCATCTCAAAACCTCCTTTCGGAAAAACAAGTCATTCTGATTTTGTCCAAAATCAAAGTATCATAGGTCATTCTTACTATTATTTGTTAATCTAAGGCTCCTTTTCGTCATGCACATTAATCCTCAATGAGGCATTTTATATTCTAGAAATTCTAAGACAAATTGTTTAATATTTCCTTTTTATAAAACACAAAAATGTAGATGTTTTAATTTCATATATGTATGCGCAATCACAGCCTATGACTGGATGGCCTAATAAAAAATTATAGCCTTAAATAGGAATATTCGTGCTTAGTCAGATATCAAATACAAATTAACATTTTCACTAAAAAGATATTCTCTCCGTCTTATAATATAGCGTATACGAGCTTTCAAAAATTATATTCAAATATAAGGGGTTTAGGGGATAGAAAATAATTTGGTAGAAAATATTAAccaatcatcattaatcattaaTCATACTAATGACAGGGCATGATTAGAAAATAAAGTCTTTAGAATGCAGGAAGTATAACCAACTAGGACAATTATCTTAGAGTTATTGTTTTGAGCACTTCGGTTTGAACTAGGTCAAATGCTTTTTCAAGGCaagacatttttttaaaaaaaaaagacataaCCAGCTGCCAGATCATGAAGTTTGTAAAGTCGTCACAAAATCCAGAAAAACGTTAGCACTACCACGGGTAGCAAACAGGACGTCGTTACAAATGGCGGTCATGCAGTTCTTTTGCATCTTTTGGATAGCCAAATAATGCTACGATTGGTTTTTGAGTGGGTTTGGTTTTATATGAGAGAATGGTCTGATTCCAGTAGTGAAGCTAAATTAAATTTGAGGGAGATGCGCTTTCTTTATGGGTgtaaatttttataatttattagTGCAAATATGATGAAAATTTAACATTTattattgtttttttattttctttccctGAGTGCGGCAGCACTAGGGTACATGTAGCCCAAGTGCCCAACCCATATCTGgttctcttgggttcaaagagATGAAACCCGATCttttccattatctaaaaaaaaattattacaCTGGTAGCAAATGCTCTGATGCCTTCAGCTACTTCCGCTGCAGCAGCTGCATGCAGTGCTCAGCAGCTTAATTGTGTGCAGCCCAAGCACAGCCCATTAGTTTGAAACATAATCGTCGCTACCAATCCGTCAGTCTTGTGTAATCTCAAAAAACTGTGTGACACATTTCCTTTGTTTTGTTTATTCACATATATATTCATCTtccttttattagttcctttcCAAATAAAAGAGGCCATCATGCCTAATCTCTTGCAAGTCTTATTTTAGAAATGGGATCTCGGGACCCCGAGAAGAACGCATCGCCCGCCAGGCCCGATAACAATGGCCTTGGAGGGCGTGGTCGGCATTGGCATAGCCAAGCGGCCATCACTGCAATGCCTGGACGCCGTGGAGAACGCGGCCCGACGTGCCGAGCCAGACGAGCGTACGGTGGAGCAGAGCACAACGCCATGGATGATCGCGAGGAAGAAGGTCACAGCGCTCGCCGTCTGCCTCGTCGCGTTGCCCGTCCTGATGACCACGGTTAGCCGGCGGGACTCGCCGTGGACGCCCGCGTCCTTTTGGCCGCTGGCGACATTCGCGCGGCAAGGTAATAATGTAGTAATCCACACACTCTTCATCTATCACATCCTCTGACTATCGTATGGCATGGTGTTAGATCTTCTGACTCGCGGTGCTTTGAAACGATTTCGATTGAAAAGAGCTCTAATCTACCTTCCCCGCGTGCGAAAATTCGATGCAGAGAAGCTCCTCGGCGGCCTGCTCGTGCCGGGGTTCGACGAGCGGTCATGCCTCAGCCGGTACCAGTCAGCGTTCTACCGCAAGAACCTGACGCGGTCGCCGTCCGCGCACCTCATCAAGCGGCTGCGCCAGCACGAGGCGCTGCAGCGCCGGTGTGGGCCGGGCACCGAGGCGTACAGGGCGGCGGCCGCGCGGCTCAGGTCCTGGCGCCGCAACGGCACCGACGTCGACGCCGCCTGCAGGTACCTCGTGCTGGTGCCGTACAGGGGCCTCGGGAACAGGATCCTGGCCGTGGCGTCGGCGTTCCTCTACGCCGTGCTCACCGACCGCGTCCTGCTCCTCGACGGGAACACGTCGACGGGCGAAATCTTCTGCGAGCCGTTCCCGGGGACCTCGTGGCTGCTGCCGCTGAACTTCCCCATCAGCAACCTCCAGAACCTGACGGGCGACGTGCGGGAGAGCTACAGGAACCTGGTGCGGAACGATAGCGCGGCGGCGTCGCTGGCGTCCAGGCTCCCGTACGTGTTCGTGGACCTCGACCATTCCTGCACCTACCACGACAAGCTCTTCTTCTGCGACGACGAGCGGCCGTTCCTCCGCCGCGCGCCGTGGCTGGTGATGAGGACGGACGGCTACTTCGTGCCGGCGCTGTTCCTGAACCCGGCGCACCAGGACGAGCTCCACAGGATGTTCCCTCGGAAGGACTCGGTGTTCTACCTGCTGGCGCACTACCTGTTCCACCCGACGAACAAAGTTTGGGGACTCATCACGAGGTTCCACAGCTCGTACCTGAGGGACTCGGACGAAAGGCTGGGCATCCAGGTGAGGGTGTTCGACGGGGACACGCCGTTCCAGCACATCTTGGAGCAGATCCTCGCCTGCACGTCGCAAGAGCACCTGCTCCCCGACGTGGTCACGCAAGAACCGCCCCGCCCGTCGACGGCCGGTGCGCGGTCCAAGGCCGTCCTGATGACCGGCCTGAGCTCGTGGTACTACGAGAACATCCGGTGGAAGTACTGGCAGTCGGCGACGGCCACCGGCGAGGTCGTGAGCGTGTACCAGCCGAGCCACGAGGAGCACCAGCTCTCCGGCTACACGACGCACGACATGAAGGCGGTGGCGGAGATGTACCTCCTGGGCATGACGGACAAGATCGTCACCAGCGGCTGGTCGACGTTCGGCTACGTCGGCCACGGCCTCGGTGGGCTCACGCCGTGGATCATGTTCAGGCCTGAGAACCACACCACGCCTTACCCGCCGTGCCGGCGGGCCAAGTCGATGGAGCCGTGCATGCACGGGCCGCCGTTCTACGACTGCAGGGCGAAGCACGGTGCCGACACGGGAAAGCTGGTGCCACATGTCCAGCACTGTGAAGACATGAGCTGGGGGCTGAAACTTGTTCACCCCGAGTGAAAACAACAATAATGAAaagaatattttccttttccatgactcgaattgtgctatttatttGGCTCTGTTCATTTTCACAAATGTACAGATAGTACCATTGCGAAGAAGCAAGCATCTATGCAGGAGCGAAATCAATCGAACAGCTTGAGGCCGAGGCCCACATCTTCGCAGTGTCGCAGGAATGGCAGATGCGCCACCGGGTCAACATCCTGTTCCGCCCGGCAGACGAGCGACGGCAGCGAGTGCAGGCATGGCTCCACCGACGCTGGCCTCACGCAAGCCACGGCGGCCCTGTTCGTGGTCCGGTCCGGCAGCATCAGCAGCCATGGTCGCAGCCCGGCCAGCGAGTGCGCGACGTAGCCGAACGTCGAGAACCCCGTGGTCACCAACCTGTCGGAGTAGCTGAGCAGGAAGATCTCGGCAAGGGCGCGCTCGTTGTGCGCGCGCGCCTCCGTGTGCTGGTCCTGGTCGTGGCTCGGCTGGTACACCGTGACAACCTCGCCGGTCGCCGTCGCGTTGGTGTAGTACACGCTGTGCAGCTTGTCGTAGTACTCCGGCTTCAGGGAGACCACCAGCACGGCCTTGaccttggccgccgtgccgttgGACGGCCGGGCACCCGGCTCGCTGGTGTCGGTCACTTGTGGCAGGAGGCCATGCTCCCGCGTGCACCGGGTGATCTGCTCGTA is part of the Sorghum bicolor cultivar BTx623 chromosome 10, Sorghum_bicolor_NCBIv3, whole genome shotgun sequence genome and harbors:
- the LOC8080017 gene encoding galactoside 2-alpha-L-fucosyltransferase; the encoded protein is MALEGVVGIGIAKRPSLQCLDAVENAARRAEPDERTVEQSTTPWMIARKKVTALAVCLVALPVLMTTVSRRDSPWTPASFWPLATFARQEKLLGGLLVPGFDERSCLSRYQSAFYRKNLTRSPSAHLIKRLRQHEALQRRCGPGTEAYRAAAARLRSWRRNGTDVDAACRYLVLVPYRGLGNRILAVASAFLYAVLTDRVLLLDGNTSTGEIFCEPFPGTSWLLPLNFPISNLQNLTGDVRESYRNLVRNDSAAASLASRLPYVFVDLDHSCTYHDKLFFCDDERPFLRRAPWLVMRTDGYFVPALFLNPAHQDELHRMFPRKDSVFYLLAHYLFHPTNKVWGLITRFHSSYLRDSDERLGIQVRVFDGDTPFQHILEQILACTSQEHLLPDVVTQEPPRPSTAGARSKAVLMTGLSSWYYENIRWKYWQSATATGEVVSVYQPSHEEHQLSGYTTHDMKAVAEMYLLGMTDKIVTSGWSTFGYVGHGLGGLTPWIMFRPENHTTPYPPCRRAKSMEPCMHGPPFYDCRAKHGADTGKLVPHVQHCEDMSWGLKLVHPE